From Glycine max cultivar Williams 82 chromosome 11, Glycine_max_v4.0, whole genome shotgun sequence, the proteins below share one genomic window:
- the LOC121173063 gene encoding uncharacterized protein, protein MEAKIFDCWGIDFVGPFPPSFGNKYILVAVDYVSKWVEAVATNDHVIVVALQALAQAIGNLNRGEAGGAIEYQGLDRFQRNNPPSFNGGYNPDGAQNWIREIDKIFRVMACPEGQKVAFGAYTLVEEAEYWWENTRQCLEAEGQDVTWDVFKRVFLEKYFPEDVRNKKEMEFLELKQGSMTVAEYAAKFEELVRYFPHYQGKDGESSKCVKFLNGLRPEVKQAVNNQGVRQFPLLVNMCRIWDEDSRDRAAYYRSTGPMRNKKNGPQH, encoded by the exons ATGGAAGCGAAAATCTTTGACTGTTGGGGAATCGACTTTGTAGGTCCCTTTCCCCCATCCTTTGGCAATAAATATATTCTCGTAGCTGTGGACTATGTCTCCAAGTGGGTAGAAGCAGTGGCTACT AATGATCATGTGATAGTGGTTGCCCTTCAAGCCTTAGCTCAGGCTATAGGGAATCTGAATAGAGGAGAAGCTGGTGGAGCTATTGAGTACCAAGGGTTGGACCGCTTCCAACGAAATaaccctccttcttttaatGGAGGATACAACCCTGATGGTGCTCAGAACTGGATAAGggaaattgataaaattttccGAGTAATGGCATGTCCGGAGGGGCAAAAGGTTGCTTTTGGTGCATATACTCTAGTGGAAGAGGCTGAGTATTGGTGGGAGAATACACGCCAATGCCTAGAGGCTGAAGGTCAAGATGTGACCTGGGATGTCTTCAAGAGAGTGTTTTTGGAGAAATACTTTCCCGAGGATGTTAGGAACAAGAAGGAGATGGAGTTCTTGGAGCTTAAGCAAGGAAGTATGACTGTGGCTGAATATGCAGCCAAGTTTGAGGAGCTGGTGAGGTACTTTCCCCATTATCAAGGGAAAGATGGTGAGAGTTCCAAGTGTGTAAAGTTTCTGAATGGCTTACGACCTGAAGTGAAGCAAGCTGTGAATAACCAAGGTGTTCGTCAATTCCCACTTTTGGTTAATATGTGTCGGATTTGGGATGAAGACTCCAGAGACAGGGCGGCCTATTATAGGAGTACAGGTCCAATGAGGAATAAAAAGAATGGGCCTCAACATTGA